A window of Chitinophaga sp. MM2321 contains these coding sequences:
- a CDS encoding DUF6770 family protein, which translates to MMFRKMLTASLFFCMCMYLVQAQGKLSIDNVYSTYLRNSGTIMENNQIKGYFFFYRSDKIDRKTNEYTLQILDENLNKVQDIKFQDGKNVNLLEAAYNGSSLSFLFRT; encoded by the coding sequence ATGATGTTCAGAAAAATGCTGACAGCCTCGCTGTTCTTTTGTATGTGTATGTACCTTGTACAGGCACAGGGTAAATTATCCATAGATAATGTGTATTCAACGTATCTCCGCAATAGTGGTACTATCATGGAGAACAACCAAATTAAAGGTTATTTCTTTTTTTACAGAAGCGATAAAATAGATAGAAAGACCAATGAATATACCTTACAGATACTGGATGAGAATCTTAATAAAGTACAGGATATTAAATTCCAGGACGGCAAAAATGTAAACCTGCTGGAAGCCGCCTATAACGGCAGCAGCTTATCTTTTCTTTTCAGGACGTAA
- a CDS encoding XRE family transcriptional regulator yields MDQESVSSGQLVYHRIGGLIRKYRKEKGLKLLDLSGVTGIKSALLSKIENGRMLPTIPTLFTIIQKLGITPEFFFSELSAESDFPGYLYLPKNGFSTYEKEESAIGYQYQSILESTFEGGAFQISLLTLSPGSQRPQVTTAAYEFVYVLNGPLQYQLEDKTFDLSEGDALFFDGSIAHVPINQQSITCRLLVMYFFGELRK; encoded by the coding sequence ATGGACCAGGAATCAGTTAGTAGCGGACAGTTGGTTTACCACAGAATCGGAGGGCTCATCAGAAAGTACCGCAAGGAAAAAGGCCTTAAATTACTGGATCTCTCCGGCGTTACCGGTATAAAGTCGGCATTGTTGTCCAAAATCGAGAATGGGCGTATGTTGCCAACCATCCCTACTCTATTTACGATTATACAGAAGCTTGGTATTACACCAGAATTTTTCTTTTCTGAACTTAGTGCTGAGAGTGACTTTCCCGGATACCTGTACCTGCCAAAAAATGGTTTCTCCACTTATGAAAAGGAGGAAAGCGCCATTGGATATCAGTACCAGTCGATATTGGAATCCACCTTTGAAGGCGGTGCCTTTCAAATTTCATTGCTCACTTTAAGTCCGGGCTCTCAGCGTCCACAGGTAACCACCGCAGCCTATGAGTTTGTGTATGTACTCAATGGACCCTTACAGTACCAGCTGGAAGATAAAACATTTGATCTGTCTGAAGGCGATGCCTTGTTTTTTGATGGTAGTATCGCGCATGTCCCCATTAACCAGCAAAGTATCACCTGCAGGTTGCTGGTGATGTACTTCTTTGGCGAACTCCGGAAATAA
- a CDS encoding DUF6770 family protein, with amino-acid sequence MKVYSLEGKLLHTYNNEYTRKTEELMQIYLTLHTDEGTNQNVFDVGTKGYVSVMPVRDGKDRTYEVDFFGSEKKKFWKYIPSDDESRFAFAEYLGNTDSLIILQVMKRKRLMSQKISSHIVGINFVTKKKIFDLDGDEDEFLLLPASIRKEKSSGNFIIAGTYFAKDANVGKDASKGLAIYVMNTKGEVLSKAYNSWEKDFSKYLHTSSKGKIDNVGYLFIHNMIQAANGKLYVVGEGYKRQASAGGIALKVLSTAAGASSSVGATKIVVTDMVVMTFDEKFKVTDAKIYDKTNNTATNNAISDFMSQHLIAMYLKGIGAFDYDFTTGDEDNDNFSFCFSDYVRDADYKGQTFNTIRFNGTKFTQDKMQMKSKASKLKIFPAKSGSVMILEYFKKDKRIDIRLEKIS; translated from the coding sequence ATGAAAGTATACTCCCTGGAAGGGAAATTGCTCCACACCTATAACAATGAGTACACCCGTAAAACAGAAGAGTTGATGCAGATCTATTTGACCCTGCATACAGATGAAGGTACTAATCAGAATGTATTTGATGTTGGTACCAAAGGATATGTTTCTGTGATGCCGGTGCGAGACGGTAAAGACCGTACCTATGAAGTAGATTTTTTTGGCTCCGAGAAGAAAAAATTCTGGAAATATATACCATCGGATGATGAAAGCCGTTTTGCGTTTGCTGAATACCTGGGTAATACCGACAGCCTGATCATTCTACAGGTGATGAAAAGAAAACGTTTGATGAGTCAGAAAATCAGTTCACATATAGTGGGTATCAACTTTGTTACCAAGAAAAAGATATTTGACCTTGATGGAGATGAAGATGAATTTCTGTTATTGCCGGCCAGTATCCGCAAGGAGAAAAGCAGTGGCAATTTTATAATAGCCGGCACCTATTTCGCCAAAGACGCCAATGTAGGCAAAGATGCAAGTAAAGGGCTGGCGATCTATGTAATGAACACCAAAGGGGAGGTACTCTCTAAAGCATACAATAGCTGGGAGAAAGATTTTTCAAAATACCTCCATACCAGCAGTAAAGGTAAAATTGATAACGTAGGCTACCTGTTTATTCATAACATGATCCAGGCCGCCAATGGTAAATTGTATGTAGTAGGGGAAGGGTATAAACGGCAGGCGAGTGCAGGCGGTATTGCATTAAAAGTATTAAGCACCGCAGCAGGAGCCAGTAGTAGCGTAGGTGCCACCAAAATAGTAGTGACGGATATGGTGGTCATGACCTTCGACGAAAAATTCAAGGTAACAGATGCCAAAATCTATGACAAAACCAACAATACCGCCACGAATAATGCTATCAGCGATTTCATGAGCCAACACCTGATTGCCATGTACCTGAAAGGTATTGGTGCTTTTGATTATGATTTTACCACAGGAGATGAGGATAATGATAATTTCTCTTTCTGCTTCAGTGATTACGTAAGAGACGCCGATTACAAAGGCCAGACCTTTAATACGATCCGTTTTAACGGTACCAAATTTACACAGGACAAAATGCAGATGAAGTCAAAGGCCAGCAAGCTGAAAATTTTTCCGGCAAAATCAGGCTCTGTGATGATCCTGGAATATTTCAAGAAAGATAAACGGATAGATATCCGCCTGGAAAAGATCAGCTAA
- a CDS encoding VOC family protein has protein sequence MTKPMYPCLWFDGQAREAADFYCAIFPNSKVINDTGMVVNFELDGQFFMGLNGGDNFRFNEAVSFVIPCKDQKEIDYYWNKLIAEGGKEGNCGWCKDKFGLSWQVVPTILGELMSNPENSQRVMQAFMKMKKFDIEALKNAQD, from the coding sequence ATGACAAAACCAATGTATCCATGCTTGTGGTTTGATGGTCAGGCCAGAGAAGCAGCAGATTTTTATTGCGCCATTTTTCCCAATTCAAAAGTGATCAACGATACTGGCATGGTAGTAAATTTTGAATTGGACGGACAATTTTTTATGGGCTTAAACGGGGGCGACAACTTCAGATTTAATGAAGCCGTTTCTTTTGTTATTCCCTGTAAAGACCAGAAAGAGATTGATTATTATTGGAACAAACTCATCGCAGAGGGCGGCAAGGAAGGTAACTGTGGCTGGTGCAAAGACAAATTTGGATTATCATGGCAGGTTGTACCAACTATCCTGGGCGAGTTAATGTCAAATCCTGAAAACAGCCAAAGAGTAATGCAAGCCTTTATGAAAATGAAAAAATTTGACATTGAAGCCCTGAAAAATGCGCAGGATTAA
- a CDS encoding alkaline phosphatase produces the protein MYLLRISKTIMLLCALLYIQHAQAQKKPQHIILIGTDGFGAYAFRQAKVPVLRGLMQQGSWSLHARTVLPSSSAPNWASMVMGAGPELHGYTTWGSKKPDLPARVLDEYNMFPSVYSLLRKAKPHSEIGVIYEWEGIGYLFPKAAVNKDQNCDGDVAVSAAATAYIKQAKPDFLFIHFHDVDSVGHNVGHGTPAYYAAVERTDAHVGEILQSIREAGMEKNTVVIFTADHGGINKGHGSISMNEMEIPWIVKGPGIRENHEVESSIMTFDTAATIASLFGLKIPQVWIGKPIKEIFK, from the coding sequence ATGTATCTTCTTCGAATCAGTAAAACAATAATGCTATTGTGCGCTTTACTCTATATCCAGCATGCACAGGCACAAAAAAAACCTCAACATATTATTTTAATAGGCACAGATGGATTTGGCGCTTATGCTTTCCGGCAAGCTAAAGTGCCGGTACTCAGGGGGCTGATGCAGCAAGGATCCTGGAGCTTACATGCCAGAACCGTGTTACCTTCCTCCAGTGCTCCCAATTGGGCCTCAATGGTAATGGGGGCAGGACCTGAATTACATGGTTATACCACCTGGGGCAGTAAAAAGCCAGACTTACCAGCACGTGTACTGGATGAATACAACATGTTCCCCAGCGTTTACAGTCTTTTGAGAAAAGCCAAACCTCACAGTGAAATTGGCGTGATCTACGAATGGGAAGGCATCGGTTATCTTTTCCCCAAAGCAGCGGTGAACAAAGACCAGAACTGCGATGGAGATGTCGCTGTAAGTGCTGCCGCCACAGCCTATATAAAACAGGCAAAGCCTGACTTTCTGTTTATCCACTTTCATGATGTAGACAGTGTAGGCCATAATGTAGGGCATGGCACTCCTGCCTATTACGCAGCCGTAGAACGGACAGATGCGCATGTGGGAGAAATTCTGCAAAGCATCCGGGAAGCAGGAATGGAAAAGAACACGGTAGTGATTTTTACCGCTGATCATGGAGGCATCAACAAGGGGCATGGTTCCATATCCATGAATGAAATGGAGATCCCCTGGATCGTGAAGGGGCCGGGTATCCGGGAAAACCATGAAGTAGAGAGCAGTATTATGACATTTGATACGGCAGCCACTATTGCCAGTTTATTCGGACTTAAGATTCCGCAGGTATGGATCGGAAAACCTATTAAGGAGATCTTTAAATAA
- a CDS encoding DUF4402 domain-containing protein, with protein sequence MKRKQLFFVTALALAGPAAYGQETASATATATIVTPISITKDVDMDFGNVAVQSATGGTAVLTPAGVRTATGGVTLPTTTGTVTAASFTVTGTDGYTYAITLPSTALTITSAANTMTVSDFTSDPSGTGTLTGGTQTLNVGATLNVGAAQPPGVYVSATPFDVTVNYD encoded by the coding sequence ATGAAAAGAAAGCAACTATTTTTCGTCACGGCTTTGGCACTGGCGGGCCCTGCAGCATATGGGCAGGAAACAGCCTCTGCTACTGCTACAGCCACTATTGTGACGCCTATCAGCATTACCAAGGATGTTGATATGGATTTCGGTAATGTAGCCGTGCAATCAGCCACCGGGGGCACGGCGGTGCTTACTCCCGCAGGAGTGCGAACGGCTACCGGCGGCGTTACCCTTCCTACTACTACAGGAACAGTGACCGCTGCATCCTTTACTGTTACAGGCACTGATGGCTACACCTACGCCATTACTTTGCCATCAACTGCGCTTACGATCACCAGTGCTGCCAATACGATGACCGTAAGTGATTTTACAAGCGATCCCTCAGGCACCGGCACCCTAACGGGCGGTACACAAACATTGAATGTTGGGGCAACCCTGAATGTAGGCGCTGCACAGCCGCCTGGGGTGTATGTTTCAGCAACACCTTTTGATGTGACCGTTAACTACGATTAA
- a CDS encoding metalloregulator ArsR/SmtB family transcription factor, giving the protein METRRDVFQAIADPTRRAILALVALQAMTPGAIAENFNSKRQTISKHIQILTECELLHQTQSGRELYYQFNPVKMKEIADWIAPYRKMWEDRLTTMEGLLSEMQTKKSKSKK; this is encoded by the coding sequence ATGGAAACACGTAGAGATGTTTTTCAGGCGATAGCCGATCCCACACGAAGGGCAATTTTAGCATTGGTAGCTTTACAGGCAATGACACCGGGTGCTATTGCTGAAAACTTTAATTCAAAAAGGCAAACGATTTCAAAGCACATCCAGATCCTGACCGAATGCGAACTCTTGCACCAAACCCAGTCCGGCAGGGAATTATATTATCAGTTTAATCCTGTAAAAATGAAAGAAATCGCAGATTGGATAGCGCCCTACAGGAAAATGTGGGAAGATAGATTGACAACAATGGAGGGTTTACTCAGTGAAATGCAAACGAAAAAATCAAAATCAAAAAAATAG
- a CDS encoding SRPBCC domain-containing protein has protein sequence MAKQIEVTKTFNVPVEMVWKLWTDPELVKRWWGPKHFISPVAKIDFRIGGKSLVSMQAPKEMGGQEFYSIWEYIKIMPLQTIEFIQSLSDDTGRKIDPTEVGMPSDFPRDIKTVVIFKAIEKNKTEMTITEFAEFGSISNFAQIGLEQSVEKMAAIFS, from the coding sequence ATGGCCAAGCAAATTGAAGTAACCAAAACATTTAATGTGCCGGTTGAAATGGTCTGGAAGCTCTGGACGGATCCTGAATTGGTGAAACGTTGGTGGGGACCCAAACATTTTATATCGCCGGTTGCAAAAATTGATTTCCGTATCGGTGGAAAATCGCTTGTAAGCATGCAGGCGCCAAAGGAAATGGGCGGACAGGAATTTTATTCTATTTGGGAATATATAAAAATTATGCCCTTACAAACCATCGAGTTTATCCAAAGTTTATCGGACGATACAGGTCGTAAAATTGACCCCACAGAAGTAGGCATGCCTTCCGACTTTCCCCGGGATATTAAAACGGTCGTAATTTTCAAAGCGATTGAAAAAAATAAAACGGAAATGACCATTACCGAATTTGCCGAATTTGGCAGCATCAGCAACTTTGCACAAATTGGTTTGGAACAAAGTGTAGAAAAAATGGCGGCTATTTTTAGCTAA
- a CDS encoding RNase H family protein, with protein sequence MKVFKAVVYTDGSCHTQLRTGAWVAILLIAAEKIILSETVTDTTHNRMELTAVIAAIQHVLLHYPEVRHIQVFSDSQYVINLPDREAKLKARYFITEKGNELQNVELVKTFLQLLTCISVEFVKIKAHQKKGETMNYNIEADMLSRKLVREANRR encoded by the coding sequence ATGAAAGTATTCAAGGCGGTGGTCTACACAGATGGAAGTTGTCATACACAACTCAGAACGGGCGCCTGGGTAGCTATTTTGCTGATAGCAGCGGAAAAAATAATATTGTCGGAAACAGTAACTGATACCACACATAACCGGATGGAACTAACGGCTGTCATAGCGGCCATACAACATGTACTGCTGCATTATCCGGAGGTTAGGCATATACAGGTATTTTCAGACAGCCAGTATGTGATCAATCTGCCTGACCGTGAAGCGAAGCTAAAGGCACGGTATTTCATCACTGAAAAAGGGAATGAATTACAGAACGTTGAGTTGGTGAAAACATTCTTACAGTTGCTGACCTGTATCTCTGTGGAATTTGTGAAGATAAAAGCGCATCAGAAAAAAGGTGAGACCATGAATTATAATATAGAAGCAGATATGTTATCGCGGAAACTGGTGCGCGAAGCAAACAGGAGATAA
- a CDS encoding M48 family metallopeptidase, which yields MKMYFPWLPILSRICISFLTCCLFFAITANAQSLVFDPAPQSESKLKSLEQQFEAHYKASLEQLPAKNKKEYVSLYGQRWENIKSKLDKKEIYTAAFAQQYLDDLVQVIVKANPLLQQHPIHCYFSRSGVPNASYIGEGIILFNMGLFNELENESQVAFVLCHELAHYYLQHSENGIARYVNTMNGKDMQVELRKIKASEFKKREQLEKLVRGITFNSRRHSRDHEAEADSMGLVFMQHTRFSLEGALTALTLLDTIDVDTMDTAAQLEQLFNAKDYPFRKRWIAKKEGLLGGHAKLEQDKEPGDSLKTHPDCKLRIKLLAPYVKANQNDNRVLNITDKMKFDSLRHAFKYEVIVYAYENDNYTRSLYYTLSMLQESPGDPYLVTQVGKILNSCYDAQKSHTLGKRAELPSPGNPANYNVLLQMIQNLYLEEFPAISFHYLTPFYSQLNSYTAFVREYNKAKQLIQ from the coding sequence ATGAAAATGTATTTTCCCTGGCTGCCAATTTTGTCCCGTATCTGTATTTCTTTCCTGACCTGTTGCCTTTTTTTCGCCATAACAGCGAATGCACAATCACTTGTATTTGATCCGGCTCCACAAAGTGAGAGCAAGCTTAAAAGCCTGGAGCAGCAGTTTGAAGCACATTACAAGGCATCTCTCGAACAACTACCGGCAAAAAACAAAAAGGAATATGTTTCCCTTTACGGACAACGCTGGGAAAATATTAAATCCAAACTCGACAAAAAAGAGATTTATACCGCTGCCTTTGCACAGCAATACCTGGACGACCTGGTACAGGTCATCGTGAAAGCCAATCCATTGCTGCAACAACACCCTATACATTGCTATTTCTCCAGATCGGGGGTGCCCAATGCCAGTTACATCGGGGAAGGCATCATCCTTTTTAATATGGGACTGTTTAACGAGCTGGAAAACGAGAGCCAGGTTGCCTTTGTACTTTGTCATGAGTTGGCCCACTACTACCTGCAACACAGTGAAAACGGTATTGCACGGTATGTGAACACCATGAACGGAAAAGATATGCAAGTGGAGCTACGCAAAATCAAAGCATCAGAATTTAAGAAGCGGGAACAGCTGGAAAAACTGGTGAGGGGGATTACTTTCAACAGCCGCAGACATAGCAGGGATCATGAAGCAGAAGCCGATTCTATGGGACTTGTATTTATGCAACATACCCGTTTCAGCCTGGAAGGGGCACTCACCGCGCTTACCTTACTCGATACAATAGATGTGGACACCATGGATACGGCGGCACAATTGGAACAACTGTTCAATGCCAAAGACTACCCATTCCGGAAAAGATGGATTGCTAAAAAAGAAGGCCTGCTGGGCGGTCATGCAAAACTCGAGCAAGACAAGGAACCCGGGGATTCACTTAAAACACATCCGGACTGTAAACTGCGTATCAAACTGCTGGCACCATATGTGAAGGCCAATCAAAATGATAACAGGGTATTGAATATAACAGACAAAATGAAGTTCGACTCCCTGCGGCATGCTTTTAAATACGAGGTGATCGTGTACGCTTATGAAAATGATAACTATACAAGAAGTCTGTACTATACCCTTTCCATGTTGCAGGAATCGCCCGGCGATCCTTACCTGGTAACACAGGTAGGGAAGATATTAAACAGTTGCTATGATGCCCAGAAATCACATACACTGGGAAAGCGCGCTGAGCTACCTTCTCCAGGTAACCCGGCCAACTACAATGTGTTGTTGCAGATGATACAAAACCTGTACCTGGAGGAGTTTCCGGCTATCAGCTTTCATTATCTTACGCCATTCTATTCACAACTAAATTCCTATACCGCCTTTGTGCGGGAATACAATAAAGCAAAACAATTAATCCAATAA
- a CDS encoding sorbosone dehydrogenase family protein: protein MSNNTPPDSLPEPGATKSVTNFSNVIGWKNGAKPTAPPGFVVTKFADGLKNPRWIYVAPNGDIFVSESHAIKRFTQEVINAVSGKANSENNNITANRITMFRDTNNDGVPDEKHVFLENLNQPMGMLILNDFFYVANTDGLMQYPYKTGMTEMTSAGKKILELPAGGYNNHWARNIIRNEAGTKIFISVGSGTNAGEHGIEVEKNRAGILEVNPDGSGMRVYASGLRNPVGMDWAPDTHTLWTVVNERDQLGDELVPDYFTSVKDGAFYGWPYSYFGQHEDPGFKGKAPELVKSAVVPDFALIAHTASLGLVFYRDTVFPEKYRNGAFIGQHGSWNRTFLSGYKVIYVPFRDGKPAGKAEDFLTGFIADEGKSEVHGRPVGVTVAKDGALLVADDASNTIWRVSVK from the coding sequence ATGAGTAACAATACCCCACCGGACTCTTTACCCGAACCTGGCGCCACCAAATCAGTTACTAATTTCAGTAATGTAATCGGATGGAAGAATGGAGCAAAGCCCACGGCTCCTCCAGGCTTTGTAGTCACCAAATTTGCTGATGGATTAAAGAATCCCAGATGGATCTATGTAGCCCCCAATGGCGATATTTTTGTATCCGAATCGCATGCGATCAAAAGATTTACCCAGGAAGTGATCAATGCCGTTAGTGGCAAAGCCAACTCTGAAAATAACAATATCACGGCTAACCGCATTACTATGTTCCGCGACACCAATAACGACGGGGTTCCGGACGAAAAGCATGTTTTCCTGGAAAACCTGAACCAGCCAATGGGTATGCTGATACTGAATGATTTTTTCTACGTTGCCAACACAGATGGGCTAATGCAATATCCATATAAGACTGGGATGACAGAGATGACATCCGCAGGTAAAAAGATCCTGGAACTTCCTGCCGGAGGCTATAATAACCATTGGGCAAGGAACATCATCAGGAATGAAGCCGGTACCAAGATTTTTATTTCAGTAGGCTCTGGTACCAATGCCGGTGAGCATGGAATAGAGGTAGAAAAGAACAGGGCCGGTATCCTGGAAGTGAATCCGGATGGTTCCGGTATGAGAGTGTATGCAAGCGGATTACGTAACCCGGTAGGTATGGACTGGGCGCCCGATACGCACACATTATGGACAGTGGTAAATGAACGTGACCAACTGGGAGATGAGCTGGTACCGGACTACTTCACCAGTGTGAAAGACGGCGCATTCTATGGCTGGCCTTATTCCTATTTTGGCCAACATGAAGATCCCGGTTTTAAAGGCAAGGCGCCTGAACTGGTGAAATCGGCCGTCGTACCAGACTTTGCATTAATAGCCCATACAGCTTCGCTTGGATTGGTATTCTATCGTGATACCGTTTTTCCGGAGAAGTACAGGAACGGGGCATTTATAGGTCAGCATGGGTCCTGGAACCGCACATTTTTATCCGGCTATAAAGTTATTTATGTGCCCTTCCGTGATGGTAAACCCGCTGGTAAAGCAGAAGATTTCCTGACAGGTTTTATTGCAGATGAAGGAAAAAGTGAGGTGCATGGCCGGCCGGTCGGTGTAACTGTTGCGAAAGATGGTGCATTGCTGGTAGCGGATGATGCTTCCAATACGATTTGGCGGGTATCTGTAAAATAG
- a CDS encoding GH92 family glycosyl hydrolase: protein MRYICYLLSCFVFTSAYGQSSPGVLSYVQPLVGTAASTTIASAIHGNGSEQFANTIPAVGVPFGMTQWTPQTRTTEMKCRPPYNYKDSLFSGFRGTHWLSGSCTQDYGSFTIMPVAGPLQVNTADYAVPFSHTAEQSAPNYYGINLGKYQLFAEVTALARSSIMRFTINQDDSLHLLIIPNSDQGKGYVKINREKNQIEGYNPAHRIYQGWGKPAGFSGYFVVQVKKTFAKSGTFNGNNITTAASIANQPGIGAYVSWKLKMQESIIVRVGTSFTSLEEAEKNLAAEIPHQDFNRVKEQSASIWEKALQKIVVKGSDESARTIFYTALYHTMQQPRLFSDVSGTYPAFAQQYKTARVSGRQYYDDFSMWDIYRAHLPLYEIIAPSLINDFINSVIIKGKQGGWLPIFPCWNNYTAAMIGDHVTAFIAAAYLKGIKDYDIETAYQLMRKNAFDSPDSLEYAAGKGRRALKSYLKYGYIPLEDSVPDAFHKKEQVSRTLEYAYNDYALSMVAKALHKKEDYRQLATRALNYRHVFDTTVGFVRGRYANGDWYTPFTPDKRMFYITEGTPRQYTFYVPQDVPGLVRLMGGKRKFETALDSVFYKKEYWHGNEPDQQIPFMYNYTDAPWKTQLEVRKILADEYSTGPGGLSGNDDAGQISAWYVLASMGMYPLDPVSGKYLLCSPLFDDITIHLEGNKTFRIITHKESDDAKYIAAIKLNNKKYAKNYLDYASLIKGGTLEIHLTNQPVNIFTDQQEVIN from the coding sequence ATGCGTTATATATGCTACCTACTCTCCTGCTTTGTATTCACTTCCGCCTACGGACAATCATCCCCGGGAGTGCTTTCATATGTGCAGCCGCTGGTGGGTACAGCCGCCAGCACCACTATTGCCAGTGCCATCCATGGAAATGGGTCAGAGCAGTTTGCCAATACTATCCCGGCTGTGGGGGTTCCATTTGGAATGACCCAATGGACACCGCAAACACGCACTACAGAAATGAAATGCCGGCCACCCTATAATTATAAAGACAGCCTGTTCAGCGGCTTCAGGGGCACACACTGGTTAAGCGGCTCCTGCACGCAGGATTACGGCAGCTTTACCATTATGCCGGTAGCCGGGCCACTACAGGTAAATACGGCTGATTATGCAGTTCCTTTTTCTCATACAGCAGAGCAATCTGCACCTAATTATTATGGAATAAACCTGGGGAAATATCAGCTCTTCGCGGAAGTGACTGCACTGGCCCGCAGCAGCATTATGCGGTTCACCATAAATCAGGATGACAGTCTTCATCTGCTCATCATTCCCAACAGCGACCAGGGAAAGGGGTATGTTAAAATTAACCGTGAAAAAAATCAGATAGAAGGATATAATCCGGCTCACCGCATTTACCAGGGCTGGGGAAAACCGGCAGGTTTCAGCGGATACTTTGTGGTACAGGTAAAAAAGACATTCGCCAAATCCGGCACTTTCAATGGCAATAACATTACAACGGCAGCCAGCATAGCCAATCAGCCGGGAATCGGCGCTTACGTTAGCTGGAAACTGAAAATGCAGGAGAGCATTATTGTGCGGGTGGGGACTTCCTTCACAAGCCTGGAAGAAGCTGAAAAGAATCTTGCCGCTGAAATTCCTCACCAGGACTTCAACAGGGTGAAGGAGCAATCGGCCAGCATATGGGAGAAGGCCCTGCAAAAAATAGTGGTAAAGGGGTCTGATGAAAGCGCCAGGACCATATTTTATACGGCGCTCTATCATACCATGCAACAGCCAAGGTTATTCAGCGATGTGAGTGGCACTTATCCTGCATTTGCCCAACAATACAAAACGGCCCGTGTATCCGGCAGGCAATATTATGATGATTTCTCTATGTGGGATATTTACCGCGCTCACCTGCCATTATATGAGATCATTGCACCTTCGCTGATCAACGATTTTATAAACTCCGTCATCATCAAGGGTAAGCAGGGAGGCTGGTTGCCCATATTCCCCTGCTGGAATAATTATACCGCCGCAATGATCGGTGATCACGTCACCGCTTTTATTGCTGCGGCTTACTTAAAAGGTATTAAAGATTATGATATTGAAACAGCGTATCAACTGATGCGTAAAAATGCTTTTGACTCACCAGACAGCCTGGAATACGCAGCAGGAAAGGGACGGAGGGCATTAAAAAGTTATTTAAAATATGGCTATATCCCGCTGGAAGATAGCGTTCCGGATGCTTTCCACAAGAAAGAACAGGTGTCGCGCACACTCGAATACGCCTATAATGATTATGCCCTGTCGATGGTAGCCAAAGCACTGCACAAAAAAGAGGATTACCGGCAACTGGCAACAAGAGCCCTGAACTACCGCCATGTATTCGATACAACCGTTGGCTTTGTAAGAGGGCGTTATGCAAACGGTGACTGGTACACGCCTTTCACCCCGGATAAAAGAATGTTTTATATCACCGAAGGTACTCCCCGGCAATACACTTTTTATGTGCCGCAGGATGTACCGGGCCTTGTCAGGCTAATGGGTGGTAAGCGTAAATTTGAAACGGCGCTGGATAGTGTCTTCTACAAAAAAGAATATTGGCATGGAAATGAACCGGATCAACAGATCCCCTTTATGTATAATTACACAGATGCTCCCTGGAAAACGCAACTCGAAGTAAGAAAGATATTGGCGGATGAATATAGCACCGGGCCGGGAGGGTTGAGTGGTAATGATGATGCCGGGCAGATATCCGCCTGGTATGTGCTGGCTTCCATGGGCATGTATCCGCTCGATCCTGTTTCTGGAAAATACCTGCTGTGTTCCCCGTTATTCGACGACATCACCATACACCTGGAGGGAAACAAAACGTTCAGGATCATCACGCATAAGGAATCGGATGACGCGAAATATATTGCTGCCATTAAACTGAATAATAAAAAGTATGCGAAAAACTACCTTGATTATGCCAGTCTGATTAAAGGAGGCACCCTGGAAATTCATCTTACCAACCAGCCGGTAAATATTTTTACAGATCAGCAGGAGGTAATCAATTGA